acaaaaatcaactgggtgtggtggcaggggcctgtaatcccagctacctgggaggctgaggcaagataatcacttcaacccaggaggcagagtttgcagtgggcagagatcgtgccactgcacttcagcctgggcgacagagcaagactccatctcaaaacaaaaacaaaatctgtttCTCATCTTACAAATCTTTTCTCATCTTCACAACACCTATCTTACAGGTAAGGAAGCTGGGGTTAAGAGAAGTCAAATTATTAGCTCAAAGTGATGAAATCCTCCTCCATCTAGAGccaagtgattttctttttctttctttttttgttttttttttttttgagatggagtcttgctctgttgcccaggctgaagtgcagtggtgcaatctctgctcactgcaatctccacctcccaggttcaagcaattctcctgcctcagcctcctgagtagctgggactacaggagcatgctgccacacccgcctaatttttttttgtatcttagtagagatggggtttcaccgtgctgccctggctggtctcgaactcctgagttcaggcaatccatccgcctcagcctcccaaagtgctaggattacaggtgtgagccaccactcctggcggTGATTTTCAGCAAAGGTAGCAGGATGATTCAATGGGGAAGAGTCTCTTCAACCAAGAGGGCTGAGATAACTGGATAacaacatgcaaaagaataaagttcaaCCCCTTACCTCACTCCgtagacaaaaattaactcaaaatggatcaatgaCCTAAATATTAGAGTTAAATATGATAAACctattagaagaaaacttaaCGGTAAATATTTATAACTTTGGATTTGGCAGTGGATTCTAAGGACACCAAAAACACGAGCAACAAAAGACAACAGAttaattgaacttcatcaaactTAAACAGTTTTGTGCAAAGACACTATCaaggaagtgaaaagacaacttacataatgggagaaaatatttgcaaatcacatatcggGTAAGAGTCAGTATCCacagtatataaagaactcttaactgggcatggtgattcatgcctgcaatcccagcactttcagaggcagacaggcagaaggattgcttgaagccaagattttgagaccagcctgggcaacttatctctacaaaaagtttaaaaatggcggggcgtggtggctcgcgcctgtaatcccagcactttgggaggccaaggcagatggatcatgaggtcaggagttcgagacagcctggccaacatggtgaaaccccgtctctactaaaaaatatataaaaattagccgggcgtggtggtgcatgcctgagacaggagaatagcttgagttcaggaggcggaggctgaagtgagccgagatcacgccattgcactccagcctggacaaaaagagtgagactccatctcaaaaaaaaaaaaaaaaaaaaaaaaggctaaaaattagctgggcacttggccaggcacagtggctcatgcctgtaatcccagcactttggaggccaatgtgggtggattgcttgaggtcaggaatttgagaccagcctgaccaacagggtgaaacccagtctctactaaaaatacaaaaattagctgggcgtggtggcgggcacctgaaatcccagctactcaggaggctgaggcaggagaatcgctaaaacctgggaggcagaggttgtagtgagccacgatcgtgccactgcactccagcctgggcgacaaagtgagactttgtctcaaaaaaattagcccagcatcgtgccacacacctatagtctcagctactcaggaggctgagccaagaggatagtttgagcccaggagtttgaggctgcagtgagccatgatcatgccactgtactccaagctgggtgacagagcaagaccctgtctcaacaaaagaagtaaaacaggattaccgtatgacccagcaattccactcctaggtatatactccaAAATATTGAAACCAGGTACTCAAATAAGTATTTgttcatgaatgttcatagcagcactattcacataagccaaaaggtggaaacaacccaaatgcccatcattgaatgaatggataaacgaaATGTGATCTATCCATGCAgtggatattattcagccataaaatgaatgaCGTACTGACACATGCTATTAATACAACATGAacaggatgggtgtggtggctcacgcctgtaatcacagcactttgggaggctgaggcaggcagatcacttgaggtcaggagttcaagaccagcctggccaacatggtaaaactccatctctgctaaaaataccaaaattacccaggcatggtggtgcacgtttgtaatcccagctactcaggaagctgaggcaggagaatcgcttgaacccgggaggcggaggttgcagtaagccgagatggcaccactgcactccagcctgggtgacaggtgagatttcgtgtcaaaaaaaaaaaaaaaagaaagaaaatgagcaaatctcaaaaacattatactaagtgaagaAGCCAGGAACATagtgtatgattctatttatatgaaatatctagacaGGGTAAATCCAGAGATAGAAAACTGGTAACCTGGTAAGTTTACCAGGTGTTGGTGGTAGGGAGGAATGGGAACGGATTGCTTAAGGGGAAAGGGATTTTTCGAGGCAGAGTGATGAAAAAGTTTAGGTGGTGGTTGGAtgacattgtgaatatactaagtatcactgaattatacactttaacatagttaattttgtgttatgtctattttctttttgttgttgttgttgtttttgagacagagtcccacgctgtcgcccaggctggagtgcaatggtgcagtctcggctcactgcaacctccacctcctggattcaagcaattctcctgcctcagccttcttagtagctggaattaaaagCACCCacctgtattttagtagagacgtggtttcaccatgttggccaggctggtctggaactcctgacctcgtgatccgcccacctcagcctcccaaagtgttgggattactggtgtgagccaccacgcccagcctctttttttctttactctttttttttttttttttttttgagacaggctctcactctgttgcccaggctgaagtgcagtggtgcaatcttggctcactacagcctcagcctccctgggcttaggtgatcctccttcctcagcctcccaagtagctgagactgcaggtgcacaccaccacaccgtgCTAGTTTtcatattatttgtagagatagggtttcaccatgttgcccaggctggtcttgaattcctaggctcaagccatctgcccgtcttgagattacaggagtgagccacagcgccgAGCCTGTTATGTCTATTTTCAAgtaacagaaaatagaaaaaaagggatgGAACTAGTGGTCTGGATCATGACTAGCTCTTCAGATAACTTTGAGTCTCGCTGCCGAAACTCAAGCCTTATCTGCATTCTCCCTGTACCATTACTCACTTCCtagttgttttcattgttttagctttcttatttatttgaagGGAAACTATAAATGGAAAATGCCATACATCAGAATggaatctatttctttttgtttttgtttgagatagagtttcactctgttgcccaggctggagtacgatctcggctcactgcaacctgtgcctcctggattcaagtgattctcctgcgtcagactctcgagtagctgggattacaagcatgcaccaacaTACcagggtaattttgtatttttagtagagacagggtttcaccattgaggctgctctcaaactcctggcctcaagtgatccacctgccttggcctcccaaagtgctggaactataggcgtgagccacagcacccggcccaaaatggaatcttaaaaataaataccacggccagatgcagtggctcacacctgtaattccagcactttgagaggctgaggcgggtggatcacttgaggtcaggagtacaagaccagcctgaccaacatggcaaaacctcatctctactaaaaatacaaaaatattagccaggtgtagtggcaggcacctgtaatctcagctactcaggaggctgaggcaggagaatcacttgaacccaagaggtggaggttgcagtaagccaagaacatgccattgcactccagcctgggcaacaggagtaaaactctgtctcaaaaaaaaacaaaaaaaaatcaaaaaacaaacaaacaaaaaaacccacactccaaaaacaaacaaacaaacaataaataaataatataaaaataaaataaatactacagTCCTTATGTTATTGCTTTGTTTCAAAATCTTGTAGGATTGCCTGAGGGACCTGAGATTTTTAATTGCAGGgttttttttatatatctttagAAGTGGTTGGttaggtaaaattttttttttttttttttgagactgggttttgccctgttacacaggctggagtgctgtgactcgatcacagctcactgcagcctcaacctcctgggcttcaagcgatcctcccacctcagcctcccaagtagctgggatcacagatgtgtgccaccacgcctggccaatgttaaaaaaatcctttaacttttttgtagagatgcactcctggcctcaagcgatcctccttctggtccccacccccagcctctttCTGATAAACATTTACACTGTTTATTATCTGATGCCATTTCTATCTTCTTCCTTGTCGTCCAGACATCAAATAATTAGGTTTcttcatggttttctttttcaagtcCTCATTGTTAAAGATCACTCACATTAGGGCCAGACACcatgcctcacgcctgtaatctcagcactttgggaggccgaggcgggcagagcacttgaggtggggagtttgagaccagcctggccaacttggtgaaaccccacctctactgaaaaaatacaaaaattagctgggcgtgatggtgcatgcctgtagtcccagccacttgggaggctgaggcacgagaatcgcttgaacccaggaggcagaggttgtagtgagccaagatcacatcagcacactctagcctgggtgacagagcgagactctgactcaaaaaataaataaaataaatatcacttacATTAGATATACCCAAGGGGTGGTCTATAGAGACTTGGAAGCAGTGGTTATTGCAACAGGGGCACGGAAGTCATCTGGCTATGCCAGGATGCCCAGGGGATACTCGGGGTGGGTGGCATGGTGCTGCTGGGGACTCACCGCACAGGACGCTCTGATTGACGCACTGCCAGGAGTAGCGCTCTGTCTTGGGGCTGCAGCCGGCCTCCTCAGCTCGAGTGTAACAACAGTCGTGGCCATGGCAGCACCTGCGGATGTCACATGGGCAGGACAGCAGGTGGGTGAAGCTCTCTCCTGGCCCTCCTCTCTTGCCAGGACTATGGGTGACTGAAGACCCCCAGGGAGGCACAGCATCCTCttatctaagatttttttttttttaagagacagggtctttctctgtcgcccaggctggactgcagtggcacaatcatagctcactgcagccttgaactcctgggctcaagcgatcctcccacttcagtgtcccaagtagctgagactacaggcacacgccagcatgcccggctggttttttaatttgtatttcctttgagacagcgtatctctctgttgctcaggctggagtgcaatggctcaatcagctcactttagccttgaactcccaggctcaagtgatactgccacctcaacctctcaagtctGCTACTACAGGAAGACaaactccttttttaaattttttgtggatatggggtctcactatgttgcctaggctggtctcgagctcccaggctcaagcagtcctcctacctcagcctccacaaatgctgggattacaggtgggagctactGTACACCTGGCCTTATCTAAGCTGTTTCCCTGAAAATCCCCGTCTTGGGTAATGATTCCATTGGCCCCACCATGCCCTGTCCTGCCTTCCTGGCTGTGCCCAAGCTtggtccctgcctgcctgcctgcctccctctctgggTCTCGAGCTCCTGTGACACAtgactcctctctcttcctggagTGATCCAAGCCCTGCCACTTCCTGACTTTGCCCACACTGTACCCTCTGCCTGGGGCAACTTCATGTCTGCCCATTGACCCTTAGGCCTCAGCCCAGGCACAAGCCCCTGCCTCTGGAGGTCATCCAGGCCTCACCAGGCTACACCCTCTCATAAAATCGGATTCCCTCCCTTCAGGGTAGGTTTATAATGAAACCCTCcttagaggccaggtgcggtgacacccatctgtaatcccagcactttgggaggctaaggtgggaggatcacttgagatcagggggtcgagaccagcctgggcaacataagaaaaCTCTTGTCTCTCTTGTCtctataacaaatttaaaaattagctcaccaggccaggctcagtggctcatgcctgtaatcccactcaggctggagtgcaatggcacgatcttggctcactgcaacctccacctcctgggttcaggtgattctcctgcctcagcctcccgagtagctgggattacaggcatgcgccaccatgcctggctaattttgtagttttagtagagacagggtttcgccgtgttggccaggctggtctggaactcctgacctcgtgatccacctgccttggcctcccaaaatactgggattacaggcgtgagccaccgcacctggacacgTTACTGAAtatttctgtgccttggtttcttcatctgtgaaatgggattgtTGTGAGAACGCAAAGGGATTCCCAGGGCAGTTCCTAGTGCATAGTCTGgcttcctttgtgtgtgtgtgtgtgtgtgtgtgtgtgtgtgtgtgtgtgtgtgtgtgtgtgtgtttaatatagagacagggtctcactatgttgcctaggctggtttcaaactcctggtctccagtGATATTACTGCTTCgacccaaagtggtgggattacaggtgtgaatcaccacacctggtcactttatatttttattatttttttcttttgagacagggtctcgcactgtcacccaggttggaatgcagtggtgcaatctcaactcactgcaaactccacctcctgggttgaagcaattctcctgcctcggtctcctgagtagctgggattacagacgcctgccaccacacacagctaatttttgcatttttagtacagatggggtttcaccatattggccaggctggtcttgaactcctgacctcaagtgatctgcccacctcggccttccaaagtgctgggattacaggagtgagccacagctcctAGCCAAGTTTTTAAGGCAACGTCATCAGCTCAAGGCCAGGGTAAGGGGCAGCTGGTACCAAGATCTGGCTTCACTGGCCATGTTATCCAAGAGGCCTCTGCCTGCCTGCAAAGTAGTACTGCACACTGGGATCTCCCTGGACCAAACCCCAGCTTCAGTTTTGGGTACTTCCTCATAAGCCTTGACTACCCCAGAGTGTGAGGGATTTTGTGGCCTGGTCCCAGGCATGCACTCACCAGTCAATGGCATCGCGGGGCTGGCCATGGCCTCCCAAGCCACAAAAGCAACCATATTTCATATAGGCGATGGGGGTTCGGGGACCAACACAACCCACAGTTCCTGCCAGTTCCAGGATCCCACGCCGGTGCACACGTAATATCCTGGAGGCTGGGGGGTAAACAAAGGTGACAGGCTGCAGGTCAGGGCTTCCCAGACCCCTGGGAAGGGCATGAGCCTGAGAAGAGCCTAGGTGTTACAGCCTGgctgtctgggtttgaatcctacttcctggctgtgtgaccttggacaaattcttaacctctctgggccttggtttcctcatctgtgaaatgggggatAAACTGACTTCAACTCAtatgaatgaaatgagataatgagtATAAAGCCCCTGGTGCATGAAAAGGCTATTATAAtccggctgggctcagtggctcacacctgtaatcccaacattttgggaggcccaggcgggcagatcacctgaggtcagcagttcaagatcagcctggccaacatggtgaaaccccatctgtagtaaaaatacaaaaattagccgagcatagtggttcatgcctgtaatcccagctactagggaggctgaggaaggagagtcacttgaacctgagagatgaaggttgcagtgagccaagattttgccactgcattccaacctgggtgacagagcaagagtctcaaaaaaagaaaaaaaaaaggctaactATTATAATCAAGGTCCTCAAGGTAgccaagaagggaaaaaagagtcGTGCATGAAACGTTTGTCCAGTTCCCTGTGTTGGGAACTGGGCATCACGGACGCGCCTACAGGTGTCTGTCACCAAGGTGGGCTCCTCTGTGGCAGCTCCCGGGCCCTGGCACTGCCCTGTGCTCATGACTTCCCCTCCAGACTCAGACTCAGGGCCCTTGGTATCTCCTCTTATTTTCACTGCCAGACAGGAAGGCCCCTTGGCCTGAGCCCAGCCATTTTTCTAGATCCTGGCACAGCTTGGACATGTAATGGTGCCCAATGCATGTGACTGGAACCCCTGCATTGGACATGTAGGAAACGAGGCCAGCCGGGAAAGGTAACCCCACATTCCCACAGCCAGCAGGAACCCGAGCAGAGGCTTCAACCCAGGCTTCTGACTTGCAAACCAGTGCTCCTTCCTCCTTACACAGTGACAACAGGGGAAGGTGGCCTTCGGGGTTGCCAGAGCCGAGTAGTACCAGCAATAGAGTGGAAACTCACACACAGGCTTGCCTGCTTCctgggttagggttagggtttatACAGCTCTGGGAGGTTGACGCATTGTGtttgatcatcttttttttttttttttgagacacagtctcattcttgttgcccaggctggagcacagtggtttAATcttgctcacagcaacctctgcctcccaggttcaagcaattctcctgccttagcctcccgagtagctgggatcacaggcgtgcgacaccacacccagctaatttttgtatttttagtagaaaggggtttcaccatcttggccaggctggtctcgaactcctgacctcatatgatccacctggtttggcctcccaaagtgctgggattataggcatgagccactgcgctcatcCTGATCatcttgtctctcttttttttttttttagagacagtgtctcactttgtcacccacactggagtgcagtggcacaatcagttcactgcagcctccaaatcctgggctcaagcaatcctcctgcctcagtctccagacatacgggcatgcaccaccatgcccagctaatttttaaatttttagtagatatggggtctcactatgttgcccaggctgttcacaaactcctggcctcaagtgattctcctgccttggcctccgaaggcgctgggattccaggcatgagccaccatgcccagtctcatttctgttttatctAGAACAGTTTTCATCACACTGACTTTTTTGAGAAGTCCAGGCCAGATTGAAattccattttgtctttttatcagTGGAAAAAGTAGCATATTTATGTTGGAGGACAAAGATGaatcaaagaggaagaaaatgtaaaacgcatttggggccgggcgcggtggctcacgcctgtaatcccagcactttgggagtccgaggcgggcagatcacctgaagtgagcagttccagaccagcctgaccaacatggagaaa
The Homo sapiens chromosome 16 genomic scaffold, GRCh38.p14 alternate locus group ALT_REF_LOCI_1 HSCHR16_1_CTG1 DNA segment above includes these coding regions:
- the PLA2G10 gene encoding group 10 secretory phospholipase A2 isoform X4, encoding MGPLPVCLPIMLLLLLPSLLLLLLLPGPGSGEASRILRVHRRGILELAGTVGCVGPRTPIAYMKYGCFCGLGGHGQPRDAIDWCCHGHDCCYTRAEEAGCSPKTERYSWQCVNQSVLCGWSAVV
- the PLA2G10 gene encoding group 10 secretory phospholipase A2 isoform X5, giving the protein MGPLPVCLPIMLLLLLPSLLLLLLLPGPGSGEASRILRVHRRGILELAGTVGCVGPRTPIAYMKYGCFCGLGGHGQPRDAIDWCCHGHDCCYTRAEEAGCSPKTERYSWQCVNQSVLCGH
- the PLA2G10 gene encoding group 10 secretory phospholipase A2 isoform X2 → MGPLPVCLPIMLLLLLPSLLLLLLLPGPGSGEASRILRVHRRGILELAGTVGCVGPRTPIAYMKYGCFCGLGGHGQPRDAIDWCCHGHDCCYTRAEEAGCSPKTERYSWQCVNQSVLCGCENFAPITKSRSAW
- the PLA2G10 gene encoding group 10 secretory phospholipase A2 isoform X3, which translates into the protein MGPLPVCLPIMLLLLLPSLLLLLLLPGPGSGEASRILRVHRRGILELAGTVGCVGPRTPIAYMKYGCFCGLGGHGQPRDAIDWCCHGHDCCYTRAEEAGCSPKTERYSWQCVNQSVLCVISALLVEETLPH
- the PLA2G10 gene encoding group 10 secretory phospholipase A2 isoform X1, producing MGPLPVCLPIMLLLLLPSLLLLLLLPGPGSGEASRILRVHRRGILELAGTVGCVGPRTPIAYMKYGCFCGLGGHGQPRDAIDWCCHGHDCCYTRAEEAGCSPKTERYSWQCVNQSVLCGPAENKCQELLCKCDQEIANCLAQTEYNLKYLFYPQFLCEPDSPKCD